The following DNA comes from Curtobacterium sp. 9128.
CCCGACGAGGTCCGCCGCGTCCACATCCGCGCTGGTTGGACCGCGGTGGTGCGGGCAGGCGAGATCTTCTCACCCGCTGAGGCGACCGCTCTCCTCGGCTGGGCAATGCCGGAAGACGGCCGCCTGCTCGATGCGCTGTGGTCGCTGCAACAACCGCTCGACTACCTCGCCGACATTCGCGCAGGACGGCGTCGGCCGCCGTCGTGACCATCGAGCCGTCGGCCCACACCCTCGTCCACATCAGCGGAGACTGGATGCTGTTCGATGACCCGCGAGCCGCGCTGGCTCAACTGCTCCCGGGCGCCTCGAATCGCGCCGAGCTGATGATTGCCGTCGCACAGAGAGCACAGCACGCCGAACTGGAACACTGGGAGCGCGTGCATCGCCGTCAGGGCACCGCGTCGATGACGGTTGAGGAGCTGGCCATCTACACGGCACCGAAGGGCGAGCGATTCGAATCCGACCTCCCGGAGCAGTGGGTCGGAAAACCGGCCCTCTACCTCACCGTCATGCAGCTGCACGGTGCGCCGTTACCGCTGGGTTCGGTAGAGCGGGTGGGGCCGAGCGACGGGCAGATGCTTCTGATGTTGGAGCGCGCTGGCATTCTCGACGTGATGTGAGCGCGCGAAGAAGCCCTCAACGCGAACTCGCATCGAGGGCCTCTGGGGAACCCGGTGGTCAGCTCAGAACGGAGAAGCAGAGCCCGAGGTCGGCCTGGCGGAGAACTCTCGCGGCCCGCTCTCCCCACGCCAGGAACATCGACCCCGCGCCAGGCGACCCCTGTGGCCGGCCCGTCCGGCCGTTGATGAACTTGATGCGGCCAGCGGTGAAGCAGACGACGTCGGCCGAAGCCATCGCCTTGTGCGCCCACTTGGTGTCCGTGCGTGCGAAGACGAGTGCGATGCCATCGCCGTGTGCAGCCAGCTTCTCGAGCCATGCGTCCGTGTCGTCGTAAGGCGGGTTTACCCAGCACATGCCGTGCCACGGGGAGGTCAGCCCGTCATCGTTGATGGTGAAGCAGTTCACGGCCGGAACGTTCGAGAGCGCGGAACCGGGGGAGCAGGGGTCCAGGTCGAAATCGACGCCCAGAGCGTCGAACACGGCGGCCGGGGTGTACCACTCGATGTTCGGGTTGTTCGGGCCCGACTCGTGGGTGAAACCGCGGCCTCGACGAGAAGGGGCGGTCTGGCCGTTCGACGTCTGAGCGCTGCGGGCCTTGATGGTGTGGGTGTTTGCGTTGGTCATGCACGCCCTATGCATGACCCGACGCCGCGGGGGCCTTGTTCGAGGAAAGCCCAGGTCAAGTCGGGTATCGTCGAGCACCCGGCGCAGCTGACTCGTCGCGCGGACCCTCGCCGCCTACAGTGCCGACGCCGCGAGTCCTGGTGTGTGCGGTGGAGCTTCCGCGTGTCGGTGTGATGTTGGTGAAGACGCGGAGGCGGTGGCAACTAACCGCAAAGAACCGGACTTTGAACAGCTGCGATGGTTGCGGTTACTTGCCTACCGGTCTGGCAGCGTCCAGGGATAAGGACATTTACACCGTGGATGTCGTCGGTTCGATCCCGGCAGGGCCCACCAAGGGAGCCATGATCAGAGGGAAACTCGCCCCGAGACCTGGGAGCGCGCGCGAAGCGTCCGCATGAGGCACCTTCACTGACGGCGGTGACGCTGCACCGATCGGCTATCGAGACGGTCACCGTCGACCCATGGGCCGCCTGTGGGCAGTCGCTCAACGAAAGGGCCGCCGACGTCCAAGGCGTCCGCGGCCCTTTCCTCGCAGTGGTGCTCAGGCCCGCATGGATTCCTTCGTCAGAACAGCGAGTTCAACTCGCCGTAGTCCACGGACGAGGCCAGGGATTCGTACGTGCCGGTGCTCAGCAGCTCGGCAGCGGCCCGTCGAGCGGTCTCGTACGCAGCCTGAGCCACACCCGAGCCAAGGCTCACTCGTGCCACTCCGAGCCCCGCGAGCTGCGCGGTCTTCGGGGAGCCAGGGCCGGCCATCACGTTGAGCGGACGGTCGATTGCTTCCGCCAGGGCTCTGATCGTGTCGACATCGCTGACTCCGGGAACGAAGATGCCATCTGCTCCTGCTTCGAGGTAGCGCTTCGCCCGGTGAAGGGTCTCTGAGCGATGCTGAGCCGGAGCGACCAGCCCAGCGAGGTACACGTCCGTCCGTGCATTGATGAACATCGGCACCCCAGCACGATCGGCTGCACGTCGGGCAGCGCCGATACGGTCCACCAGATCGGCCGGCGGCAACGCGCCGTCCTCGATGTTGATACCGACCGCGCCAGCTTCGAGCACGGCGTGGACCGTGCGCTCCACGCCGTCTGCGTCATCGGCGTATCCGGCTTCGATGTCCGCGGTGACCGGCACGGACACCGCGGCGGCGATCCGAGCGAGTGCCGCAGCGGCCTCTTCGCGCCCGAGCGCATTCCCGTCCGCGCGGCCGAGCGACCATGCGACACCCGCGCTGGTGGTAGCGATGGCTGCCGCGCCCGCGCTCTCCACGAGTCGGGCACTTGCTACGTCCCATACGTTGGCGAGGACGAGCGGCTGAGCGGGATTGGAGTGGAGGGCGCGGAAGGCGTTGGCTTGGGTAGTTCTGTTCATCACCTCCTCAGTTCAGCCGAGTCGCGGGCCTACCTCTGGCGGTGATCGGACGACGCGGGACGATACTGGGGCAGCCTCGATGGGCGATCGGCTAGCGGTCGATCCGCGCGGGCCAGTCGCGGGCCCGGCGACATGTCGATCGAGGACCTGACCCTCACGAGCAGCGTCACCGACGGGGAGGGCGACCTCACAATGTCCGTGTACTACCACCCCGAGCCACGCCGGAGCTAACTCTCCTTCGAGTCCTTGCGCGATCTCACTGGCCGATCGGCCGTCGGACAGAGAGGGACGTGTTGCACCCGGCTTCCTCTACCCCTGGTCGCAGGGACGCGAGCCCTCTTCCGGGGCAAGCTGACATCGTGTTCACACCGGAGGCTGGCGAGTGGGCCGGACCGATCTTCATCGCCCTCGCGCTCTGCGTCCTCATCGCGTTCTACTCGTCTGGGTGCAGACTGCCGTCGGCGGCCCCGGTCTGCCAGGCGGTGAACTGCACCTGTAAGCCCGAACGAGACGGCGCACAACACATCGGTCCAGCCGTCACGGTCGCCTCTTCGCCCAGCGGTGCCACGCGAACCAAGCGCCAGTCGCCGCCGTCGACGCGCGCGCGCACCGTGAGGGCGTTGCCGGACCGGCTTGCGCGGATGGTGACGAGCTTGCCGTGCCAGTCCGGGACCGGGGAGAGAGACCAGTCGGAGAAGACGCGCGTGACGACAGCTCCGAGGCTGTTCTCACCATCGCTCCGCTAGACGCCAGCTTTGATCCAGGTCTCCTCGTCGACGGAGACGAAGATGCCTGCCTGGTCGAACTGGTCGGTGAAGTCCAAACGAAACGTCACCTCCATGGCGGTGCCGTTCGGAAACGGGGCGAGGAGCGCGTGTTCGGTGTCGTGCACGAACCCGTACGAGGTGAGCCGCCAAGCGTCGCTGCCCT
Coding sequences within:
- a CDS encoding isocitrate lyase/phosphoenolpyruvate mutase family protein, translating into MNRTTQANAFRALHSNPAQPLVLANVWDVASARLVESAGAAAIATTSAGVAWSLGRADGNALGREEAAAALARIAAAVSVPVTADIEAGYADDADGVERTVHAVLEAGAVGINIEDGALPPADLVDRIGAARRAADRAGVPMFINARTDVYLAGLVAPAQHRSETLHRAKRYLEAGADGIFVPGVSDVDTIRALAEAIDRPLNVMAGPGSPKTAQLAGLGVARVSLGSGVAQAAYETARRAAAELLSTGTYESLASSVDYGELNSLF
- a CDS encoding DNA N-6-adenine-methyltransferase, whose amino-acid sequence is MTNANTHTIKARSAQTSNGQTAPSRRGRGFTHESGPNNPNIEWYTPAAVFDALGVDFDLDPCSPGSALSNVPAVNCFTINDDGLTSPWHGMCWVNPPYDDTDAWLEKLAAHGDGIALVFARTDTKWAHKAMASADVVCFTAGRIKFINGRTGRPQGSPGAGSMFLAWGERAARVLRQADLGLCFSVLS